One window of Chloroflexus aggregans DSM 9485 genomic DNA carries:
- a CDS encoding tripartite tricarboxylate transporter permease, with product MDVISHLLTGFANALTPQYLVLAAIGVTIGTAVGVLPGIGPALTVALLLPVTYNFDPTGALIMFAGIYYGGMYGGSTTSILLNTPGESASVATTFEGFAMAKAGRAGAALATAAIGSFVAGTLSTILLTFTAPALARVALLFQPADYFALTVLAFVSVTALVGSSIIRGMISLFIGLFFGLIGIDVLSGQVRFTFGIVELLDGIDVVVVAVGLFAVGEALYVASQLRQTQAEVLGVRSSVGMTREEWRRSWPAWLRGALIGFPLGALPAGGAEIPTFLSYTVEKRLSKYKDEWGRGAIEGVAGPEAANNAAFSGVLVPLLTLGLPTSATAAILLAAFQIYNLQPGPLLFQKAPDLVWTLIASLYIGNVMLLILNLPLIRIWVKILTIPRPLLYSGILVFGTLGVYSMANSFVDVVIMYVIGVIGFWMRRFRIPVGPAILGLILLPLAEAQFRRALAISQGDVSVFVTRPLSFGLLLAAMVALVLPYVPALMNRLTGRQSADRLVFGQGDED from the coding sequence GTGGATGTCATTAGCCATCTTTTGACCGGCTTTGCCAATGCCCTGACGCCGCAATATCTGGTATTGGCTGCAATTGGCGTCACCATCGGGACGGCAGTCGGTGTGTTACCGGGGATCGGGCCAGCGCTGACGGTGGCGTTGCTGTTGCCGGTTACCTACAATTTTGATCCAACCGGTGCGTTGATCATGTTTGCCGGGATTTACTACGGTGGCATGTATGGAGGTTCAACTACGTCGATCCTGCTCAATACACCGGGTGAATCGGCGTCGGTGGCGACGACCTTCGAGGGTTTTGCGATGGCAAAGGCCGGACGAGCAGGTGCCGCGTTGGCGACGGCGGCAATCGGTTCGTTCGTGGCCGGTACCCTCTCTACCATCCTCCTAACCTTTACGGCTCCGGCGTTGGCCCGGGTTGCGCTGCTCTTCCAGCCGGCCGATTATTTTGCACTGACCGTTTTGGCTTTCGTGAGTGTGACGGCGCTGGTCGGTTCGTCGATTATTCGCGGCATGATTAGCCTCTTCATCGGTCTCTTTTTCGGGCTGATCGGGATTGATGTCCTCTCCGGGCAGGTTCGGTTTACGTTTGGGATCGTCGAGCTGCTCGATGGCATTGATGTTGTGGTGGTGGCGGTTGGCCTGTTTGCCGTCGGTGAGGCGCTGTACGTCGCTTCCCAACTGCGTCAAACGCAAGCTGAAGTGCTGGGCGTGCGTTCGTCGGTGGGTATGACCCGGGAAGAGTGGCGGCGGTCGTGGCCGGCATGGTTGCGCGGTGCGCTGATCGGCTTTCCGCTCGGTGCCTTGCCGGCCGGTGGGGCCGAGATTCCGACCTTTCTCAGCTACACGGTGGAGAAACGGCTCTCGAAGTATAAAGATGAGTGGGGGCGGGGTGCTATCGAGGGAGTAGCCGGCCCGGAAGCGGCGAACAATGCCGCATTTTCCGGTGTGCTGGTGCCGTTGTTGACCCTCGGCTTACCTACCTCGGCCACTGCCGCCATCCTGCTGGCTGCGTTTCAAATCTATAACCTCCAGCCTGGGCCGCTCTTGTTTCAAAAAGCGCCTGATCTGGTGTGGACGCTGATCGCCAGTCTGTACATCGGCAATGTCATGCTGCTCATCCTCAATCTGCCGCTGATCCGTATTTGGGTCAAGATTTTGACCATTCCACGCCCTCTTTTGTACAGCGGTATTCTCGTCTTCGGCACGCTAGGCGTCTACAGTATGGCCAACAGCTTTGTTGATGTCGTCATTATGTACGTGATCGGTGTTATCGGCTTTTGGATGCGCCGGTTTCGGATTCCGGTCGGGCCGGCGATCTTAGGTCTGATTTTACTACCGTTGGCCGAAGCACAGTTCCGCCGCGCCCTCGCGATTAGTCAGGGTGACGTGAGTGTGTTTGTGACCCGACCGCTGTCGTTTGGTTTGCTGTTGGCAGCGATGGTTGCGCTCGTTTTGCCCTACGTACCGGCGTTGATGAACCGTCTGACCGGTCGCCAATCGGCAGATCGCTTGGTTTTTGGGCAAGGTGATGAGGATTGA
- a CDS encoding Bug family tripartite tricarboxylate transporter substrate binding protein, whose product MRRFFPTLILIAVLLSACANQTSTTTVQFPTQQINIMAPASPGGGWDSTARAMQTALAATTGQTVQVYNVSGAGGTIGLAQFVNEAKGKPHELMVGGLVMVGAIQTNKAPVNLSQVTPLALLTAEAEAIVVPADSKYQTLQELIADFKANPTAISWGDGSAGGTDHILVGLIAKAVGVAPNQINYIAYSGGGEATAAILSGAVTAGVSGVSEFAEQVAAGTMRMLAVSSEQRIAGLDVPTLKEAGVDVALMNWRAVFGAPELTPAQRAAIIAALEKMHASKEWQDGLKNNGWTDFFRTGDEFSAFLNNEITRIGTVLRDLGLVQ is encoded by the coding sequence ATGCGGCGCTTTTTCCCCACTCTCATTCTCATCGCAGTGCTCCTCAGTGCGTGTGCGAATCAGACGAGCACTACCACAGTGCAGTTTCCCACCCAACAGATCAACATCATGGCCCCAGCTTCGCCTGGTGGCGGCTGGGATAGCACGGCGCGGGCTATGCAGACCGCGCTCGCTGCGACGACCGGCCAAACGGTGCAGGTGTATAACGTGAGCGGTGCCGGTGGTACGATCGGGCTGGCGCAGTTTGTCAACGAAGCCAAAGGTAAACCGCACGAACTAATGGTTGGTGGGTTAGTGATGGTCGGTGCGATCCAGACGAACAAAGCACCGGTCAATCTCTCACAGGTGACGCCCCTCGCCCTGCTGACGGCGGAGGCGGAGGCGATTGTGGTTCCCGCCGACTCAAAGTATCAGACGCTGCAAGAGCTGATCGCCGATTTTAAGGCGAATCCGACGGCAATTTCGTGGGGTGATGGTTCGGCTGGTGGCACCGATCATATTCTGGTTGGTCTGATTGCAAAGGCGGTCGGTGTGGCACCCAATCAGATTAACTACATTGCCTATTCGGGAGGTGGCGAAGCGACCGCTGCAATCCTCTCTGGTGCCGTCACCGCCGGTGTGTCTGGTGTCTCCGAGTTTGCCGAGCAAGTCGCTGCCGGAACGATGCGGATGCTGGCGGTTTCAAGCGAACAGCGCATCGCCGGTCTCGATGTACCGACTCTCAAAGAAGCGGGGGTTGATGTAGCGCTGATGAATTGGCGAGCTGTGTTTGGTGCGCCTGAGTTGACTCCCGCGCAACGTGCGGCGATTATTGCTGCGCTTGAAAAGATGCATGCCAGTAAAGAGTGGCAAGATGGGCTGAAGAACAACGGTTGGACCGACTTCTTCCGTACCGGTGATGAGTTTAGTGCCTTTTTGAACAACGAAATTACTCGTATCGGTACGGTTCTCCGTGATCTCGGTCTTGTCCAATGA
- the csm5 gene encoding type III-A CRISPR-associated RAMP protein Csm5, translated as MPAPNRVYRLQIETLSPLCILSGGRLYEEVDFYIDQNNKTTYVINSNAALELALQRWVGRQPSPEQQRARLMERKERLERRKQQNKNEIKRFDQSPPRDPVKAEREKQRLETEAEKIKQEFAKLRAEWEEFEATGGQGPAVPPELLANSGVSDLLTSKLLTTADFTADSPIVRYSYTGTPEVKTGQSEILACVKDVYDRLYVPGSSLKGALRTVLAWALAPTRAAQQPLSFTAANDNRKAAAQIEQAIFHGLKQQDGKRVSHALLLDVLRTVHIGDSRPLAQAPVLLQVRVFPKGSPITVEAIPAGVTLTAVLQIEQYPFQSPIARQIIDFGDWATYLQPAQIAAWGRQRAKVLIESEQRYFNGRADAANLSKFYADLRSRLDQLDGTNAFLAPIGWGAGWQSKTLADRLRDTPQREEQFVQAVKKYNMKLNHQRSERFRAHDVFPATRKVIVRNKQALLPLGWVCITIGD; from the coding sequence ATGCCTGCACCTAATCGTGTGTATCGCTTGCAGATCGAAACGCTCAGCCCACTCTGCATCTTGAGTGGCGGGCGCTTGTATGAGGAGGTCGATTTTTACATCGATCAGAACAACAAGACCACCTACGTCATCAACAGCAATGCCGCGCTTGAGCTGGCGTTGCAGCGGTGGGTCGGTCGGCAGCCTTCGCCTGAACAGCAGCGCGCCAGGTTGATGGAGCGTAAGGAACGGTTGGAACGGCGCAAACAGCAAAATAAGAACGAAATCAAGCGGTTTGATCAATCGCCGCCGCGTGATCCGGTCAAAGCCGAGCGTGAAAAACAGCGGCTAGAGACCGAAGCGGAGAAGATCAAACAGGAATTTGCCAAATTACGCGCCGAATGGGAGGAGTTTGAAGCTACCGGCGGCCAAGGGCCGGCGGTACCACCGGAATTGTTGGCTAACAGCGGTGTGAGCGATCTTCTGACGAGCAAATTGCTGACCACTGCCGATTTCACCGCCGACTCACCGATTGTCCGCTATAGCTACACCGGTACGCCCGAAGTCAAAACCGGACAGAGCGAGATACTGGCGTGTGTAAAAGACGTATACGACCGCCTCTATGTGCCCGGTTCTTCGCTCAAAGGAGCGTTGCGCACCGTCTTGGCGTGGGCTTTGGCACCGACTCGTGCAGCACAGCAACCGCTAAGCTTCACCGCTGCGAACGACAACCGTAAAGCTGCCGCTCAGATCGAGCAGGCAATCTTCCACGGACTCAAACAGCAAGACGGGAAACGGGTGAGCCACGCACTTCTGCTCGACGTACTGCGCACCGTGCATATTGGCGATAGCCGACCGCTTGCGCAAGCCCCGGTGCTCTTACAGGTGCGGGTCTTTCCCAAAGGATCACCGATCACGGTCGAGGCGATCCCCGCCGGTGTTACCTTGACGGCAGTGTTGCAGATCGAGCAATACCCGTTCCAAAGTCCTATCGCTCGCCAGATCATCGATTTTGGTGATTGGGCGACATACCTGCAACCGGCGCAGATCGCCGCGTGGGGACGGCAGCGGGCGAAAGTCTTGATTGAGTCCGAGCAACGCTACTTCAATGGCCGCGCTGACGCTGCCAACCTGAGCAAGTTCTACGCCGACCTCAGATCACGCCTCGATCAGCTCGACGGTACGAATGCCTTTCTCGCCCCAATCGGCTGGGGGGCCGGATGGCAATCGAAGACCCTCGCCGACCGGCTACGCGATACCCCTCAACGTGAAGAACAGTTCGTGCAGGCGGTAAAAAAATACAACATGAAACTCAACCACCAGCGTTCGGAGCGCTTCCGCGCCCATGATGTCTTTCCGGCTACCCGCAAAGTGATCGTGCGTAACAAACAGGCTTTGTTGCCGTTGGGATGGGTGTGTATCACCATTGGTGACTGA
- the csm2 gene encoding type III-A CRISPR-associated protein Csm2, whose protein sequence is MMNRPSSGEQRESVSISAISSENLQKILGGNTPEAINLLIEEADRLGRALKEKNLTTSQIRNIFGEVRSIEQEVRVGTEKLPLSVQRRLLMLKPKMAYQVGRFGNNQALRALVETLSAAIDRVGDDVGRFHTFVDLFEAILAYHRFYGGRAN, encoded by the coding sequence ATGATGAATCGTCCGTCGTCGGGTGAGCAACGCGAGTCGGTGTCAATCAGCGCGATCAGTTCGGAAAATCTGCAAAAGATCCTTGGTGGCAATACTCCCGAGGCAATCAATTTGCTGATCGAAGAAGCTGATCGGCTAGGCAGAGCATTGAAGGAGAAGAATTTGACCACCTCGCAGATCCGCAACATTTTTGGTGAGGTCCGCTCGATTGAGCAAGAGGTGCGGGTTGGTACCGAGAAGTTACCGCTTTCCGTTCAGCGCCGTTTACTCATGCTCAAACCAAAGATGGCGTATCAGGTCGGACGCTTCGGTAACAATCAAGCGTTGAGGGCCTTGGTCGAGACGCTCTCAGCAGCCATTGACCGGGTTGGTGATGATGTCGGACGGTTTCACACGTTTGTCGATCTGTTCGAGGCTATTCTCGCTTACCACCGTTTCTACGGCGGTCGCGCCAATTAG
- a CDS encoding coiled-coil domain-containing protein codes for MYRIRFMLVLFLVAITITACTRTLSPEEQQQVADLQAELERVRAELASAEAKSAGGTRALSPEEQQQVADLQAELERVRADITSAETANAKLAGGLVKALIEARLEILKTTEALIQQRIHAIEAGVPIEMTLTGTNPDPELAARLAEEMTKLEADLAAARAEAAKYSGGLIAAVTNATVATHEQTLAMLRQQYVAAKYGFAVPTISLQNTGATTPATVPTSVDPASIPSDMLPSDVRKEIISVRLLDKRFDDTDIQEYIWFDIEFTAAGLDKPARAIKGTLILQDLFGEPQMSIGWTIDEPLQPGQVFVEKGSGFRFNRFMEEHQWVLATSLDNMTASFAVESILYTDGTRRDFDPLP; via the coding sequence ATGTATCGTATTCGTTTCATGCTGGTTTTGTTCCTCGTCGCCATAACCATAACCGCTTGCACCCGCACTCTCTCGCCGGAGGAACAACAGCAAGTCGCCGATCTGCAAGCGGAACTCGAACGGGTGCGTGCGGAGCTTGCTTCAGCCGAAGCGAAGAGCGCCGGTGGCACCCGCGCCCTTTCGCCGGAGGAACAACAGCAAGTCGCCGATCTGCAAGCGGAACTCGAACGGGTGCGTGCGGATATTACCTCGGCTGAAACGGCGAACGCCAAACTCGCCGGTGGTCTGGTGAAGGCATTGATCGAAGCCAGGCTAGAGATTTTGAAAACGACCGAGGCACTGATTCAACAGCGGATCCACGCCATCGAGGCCGGGGTACCGATAGAGATGACCCTGACCGGAACCAATCCCGATCCTGAACTTGCCGCGCGATTGGCAGAAGAAATGACGAAACTGGAAGCTGATCTTGCGGCAGCGCGGGCGGAAGCCGCCAAGTATAGTGGTGGTCTGATCGCGGCAGTTACAAATGCAACGGTTGCTACCCACGAGCAAACGCTGGCGATGCTGCGCCAGCAATACGTAGCGGCCAAATATGGGTTTGCCGTTCCCACCATTTCGCTCCAGAACACCGGTGCTACTACCCCGGCGACCGTGCCAACGTCGGTAGATCCCGCTTCGATCCCGTCCGATATGCTCCCAAGTGATGTTCGTAAGGAGATCATATCGGTTCGACTGTTGGATAAGCGGTTTGATGATACCGATATCCAAGAGTATATCTGGTTTGATATTGAGTTTACGGCTGCTGGGTTAGATAAACCGGCGCGTGCGATCAAAGGGACGCTTATTTTGCAAGATCTGTTCGGCGAACCCCAGATGTCCATCGGCTGGACTATCGATGAGCCACTCCAACCCGGTCAAGTGTTTGTCGAAAAAGGATCGGGTTTTCGCTTTAATCGGTTTATGGAGGAACATCAGTGGGTATTGGCGACAAGCCTGGACAATATGACGGCCAGCTTCGCCGTGGAAAGTATTCTGTATACCGACGGTACGCGGCGGGATTTTGATCCGCTGCCGTAG
- the csm3 gene encoding type III-A CRISPR-associated RAMP protein Csm3 → MTRSVTLHGRIIFRANIELLTGLHIGGAAGGLEIGGLDKPVIRNPRTNQPYIPGSSLKGKLRSLLEKVYGAPQTFRVNEGVFVHVPTNEEEYTRYRPIAGVFGTLPSHQKLTISVPTRLAMRDVPLTEESEQELRQLRTDLPYTEVKWEAAIDRVTSAAAPRQIERVPAGAVFGPAEAVYSVYVGNGEQVSEVVALFGTLLEAFTYLEDDYLGGMGSRGNGQIRLCDVTIMARRLQAGSISEPQAVAQASSLRELNREQVIKHLQQIFAE, encoded by the coding sequence ATGACGCGCTCGGTTACGCTACACGGTCGCATCATCTTTCGCGCCAACATCGAACTCCTGACCGGTCTCCATATCGGTGGCGCTGCCGGTGGACTTGAGATTGGGGGCTTGGATAAGCCCGTGATCCGCAACCCACGCACCAATCAGCCCTACATTCCCGGTTCATCGCTGAAGGGCAAGTTACGTTCGTTGTTGGAAAAGGTCTACGGCGCACCGCAAACCTTCCGCGTCAACGAGGGGGTCTTCGTGCATGTGCCAACCAACGAAGAAGAGTATACGCGCTATCGCCCAATTGCCGGCGTGTTTGGAACTTTGCCCAGTCACCAAAAATTGACCATCAGTGTACCAACCCGCCTGGCGATGCGCGATGTACCGTTGACCGAAGAATCGGAACAGGAGTTGCGTCAGTTACGCACCGATCTGCCCTACACCGAAGTGAAATGGGAGGCAGCCATCGATCGGGTGACATCGGCGGCAGCACCGCGCCAAATTGAGCGTGTCCCGGCGGGCGCGGTCTTTGGCCCGGCAGAGGCAGTCTATAGTGTCTATGTCGGTAACGGTGAGCAGGTGAGCGAGGTGGTGGCGCTATTCGGTACGTTACTCGAAGCCTTTACCTATCTGGAAGACGATTATCTGGGCGGAATGGGGTCGCGGGGCAATGGCCAAATTCGCCTGTGCGACGTAACGATCATGGCGCGTCGGTTGCAGGCCGGTAGTATCAGCGAGCCGCAAGCTGTGGCGCAGGCATCCTCGCTGCGTGAGCTGAATCGTGAACAGGTGATCAAGCACTTACAGCAGATCTTTGCGGAGTAA
- the cas10 gene encoding type III-A CRISPR-associated protein Cas10/Csm1 — MTTSHPTDPVATATHVLQAWVAAAVGATITASPDLVATAWQIAGRSPQAQWPPLPDHLATVFTRLVGQAPPSAWQPPTVLQCDPDALFPRAQPATPTDELRNGLRTGLATAAQATDPANRLELLLNALQRYGSAWPSPLAAVSLYDLARLHAAVAAALTGDAQQQICLLGGDLSGLQEFLYSIPAEGAARQLRGRSLYLQLLTDACAQWVLRKSGMPLCNLLYAGGGRFYAVLPGRFANEVSAWRRELGQVLLEYHRGALYVALGATAPFAPDQYNEQTWHELTRAIDTDKRRRFAALDDESFARIFQPRPPRPPRSDGKEAPDPLGESLADLGRQLTRAAVLLVDSQASAVSGTTWRSVVSKLGVNYELTEQVRLPVAKRRALALTDEVVPSEPAQAILIGQRYLVAEAYRLRDTDLSRYRALDPSQAEELRPGDVAPFNLLADQSEGISRIAVLRMDVDNLGDLFGRGLQRPAGLAGLAVTAALSSALSRFFEGWVGELCRQVNERSQGQGGIYAVYSGGDDLFLVGSWHLLPELARTIRADFIRYAGGAVTVSAGITLHQAGYPLYQAAEDAGNALDAAKSYEHPDGRSKDAITFLGQTLSWVEFEQAATLKDELIDLIANGAPRSLLMTIQALAVRARQRFNRSGQVQLLVGPWVWQGAYQLTRLAERSGDLRRRIEALREQLLSSEGIASRTIIPAGLAARWAQLLLRGRDTRR, encoded by the coding sequence ATGACCACTTCCCACCCAACCGATCCGGTTGCCACGGCCACGCACGTGTTGCAGGCGTGGGTGGCGGCTGCCGTGGGCGCAACCATAACCGCCTCACCCGATCTGGTAGCAACTGCGTGGCAGATCGCCGGCCGGTCGCCACAAGCGCAGTGGCCGCCGTTGCCGGATCACCTGGCGACCGTCTTCACCCGATTGGTCGGTCAAGCACCGCCGTCGGCCTGGCAACCACCGACGGTCTTGCAGTGTGACCCTGACGCGCTTTTTCCGAGGGCGCAACCGGCTACGCCTACGGATGAGTTGCGCAATGGCTTACGTACTGGGCTCGCTACAGCAGCACAGGCCACCGATCCGGCCAACCGCCTTGAACTGCTTCTGAACGCGCTGCAACGCTACGGATCGGCCTGGCCATCACCACTAGCGGCAGTGTCACTCTACGATCTTGCGCGGTTGCATGCAGCCGTCGCGGCGGCGTTGACCGGTGATGCACAACAGCAGATCTGTCTGCTCGGCGGTGATCTGTCTGGCTTGCAAGAGTTTCTCTACAGTATTCCGGCGGAAGGCGCGGCACGTCAGTTGCGTGGACGTTCCCTGTACTTGCAGTTGCTTACCGATGCATGTGCGCAATGGGTCTTGCGGAAGAGCGGGATGCCGCTCTGTAATCTGCTGTATGCCGGTGGTGGTCGGTTCTACGCTGTGCTGCCGGGACGTTTCGCCAATGAGGTGTCGGCTTGGCGGCGTGAATTGGGGCAGGTGCTGCTCGAATACCATCGTGGTGCGCTCTATGTGGCACTCGGTGCAACCGCGCCGTTTGCCCCCGATCAGTACAACGAGCAAACATGGCACGAGTTGACGCGCGCGATTGACACCGACAAGCGACGACGGTTCGCAGCGTTGGACGATGAATCGTTTGCCCGTATCTTCCAACCGCGCCCACCACGTCCGCCGCGCAGTGATGGTAAGGAAGCTCCCGATCCGCTTGGCGAGTCGTTAGCCGATTTGGGGCGGCAACTGACCCGTGCTGCTGTGCTGTTGGTCGATTCCCAGGCGTCGGCGGTGTCCGGTACGACGTGGCGCAGTGTGGTGAGCAAATTGGGAGTGAATTACGAACTGACAGAACAAGTTCGCTTGCCGGTCGCCAAGCGGCGTGCATTGGCATTGACCGACGAGGTGGTGCCGTCCGAACCGGCGCAAGCGATTTTGATCGGTCAGCGTTATCTGGTGGCCGAAGCCTACCGTTTGCGCGACACCGATCTGTCGCGTTACCGTGCGCTTGATCCGAGTCAAGCCGAAGAACTACGTCCCGGCGATGTTGCTCCGTTCAACTTGTTGGCCGACCAGAGCGAAGGGATTAGCCGGATTGCCGTCTTGCGGATGGACGTAGATAACCTCGGTGATTTGTTTGGGCGCGGGTTACAGCGCCCCGCCGGTTTGGCCGGTTTAGCGGTGACTGCGGCGCTCAGTAGTGCGCTGAGTCGCTTTTTTGAAGGTTGGGTTGGCGAACTCTGTCGCCAGGTTAACGAACGCAGCCAAGGTCAGGGTGGAATCTATGCAGTCTACAGCGGTGGCGACGATCTGTTTCTGGTCGGGTCGTGGCATCTGTTGCCCGAACTGGCCCGCACCATTCGCGCCGACTTTATCCGCTACGCCGGCGGTGCGGTGACGGTCTCGGCCGGAATTACCTTGCATCAGGCCGGCTACCCGCTCTATCAGGCGGCAGAAGATGCCGGCAACGCATTGGACGCGGCCAAATCCTACGAACATCCTGATGGGCGGAGCAAGGATGCGATTACGTTTTTGGGACAGACGTTGAGCTGGGTGGAGTTTGAACAGGCTGCCACCCTGAAAGATGAGCTGATCGATTTGATTGCAAATGGTGCGCCGCGCAGCTTGCTCATGACGATCCAAGCGTTGGCCGTCCGTGCCCGCCAGCGGTTTAATCGGAGCGGTCAGGTGCAGCTTCTCGTCGGGCCGTGGGTGTGGCAGGGTGCGTACCAACTGACCCGCCTCGCCGAACGGTCGGGTGATCTGCGTCGGCGGATTGAAGCCCTGCGCGAGCAGCTACTCAGCAGCGAAGGGATTGCGTCCCGCACCATTATTCCCGCCGGGTTAGCGGCGCGGTGGGCACAGTTGCTACTCCGCGGGCGTGATACGCGGCGGTGA
- a CDS encoding tripartite tricarboxylate transporter TctB family protein produces MNHQQRALLWLRLAAVAVMGLGGVVLAQTPQIGESAGFTVVGPRVFPTIIGIGCLLFGALFFIRVMIAPDHDLIAEVTAEEASTDWPTTLVLLGVLIGYAAVLWPLGYVVATALFFPLSSRVLGSTHWRRDVLVGLAIGLIVYLAFTRLLGIRLPAGILSGLL; encoded by the coding sequence ATGAATCACCAACAACGCGCGTTGCTCTGGTTGCGGCTGGCCGCAGTTGCTGTAATGGGCCTGGGCGGGGTTGTCCTCGCTCAGACCCCGCAGATTGGTGAGAGTGCCGGTTTTACGGTGGTCGGCCCGCGGGTGTTTCCGACGATCATCGGGATCGGATGTTTGTTGTTTGGCGCATTGTTCTTCATACGGGTAATGATTGCGCCAGACCACGACTTGATCGCCGAAGTGACTGCCGAGGAGGCTAGCACCGATTGGCCGACTACCTTGGTATTGCTCGGCGTTCTTATCGGATATGCTGCTGTGCTGTGGCCACTTGGCTATGTGGTGGCGACTGCCCTCTTCTTCCCTCTGAGCAGTCGAGTCTTGGGGAGTACGCATTGGCGACGTGATGTGCTGGTCGGTTTGGCTATCGGTCTCATCGTCTACCTCGCGTTTACTCGCCTTCTCGGTATTCGCCTGCCCGCCGGAATCCTCAGCGGCTTGTTGTAG
- the csm4 gene encoding type III-A CRISPR-associated RAMP protein Csm4, translating to MPTFTVYRLVPPHNTATLAFHFGRQGIGLEETSETLASDSLFAALVVQAALSTAEVGDDGAPAWVRPFMHGEPPLRHSSLLPAIGELPLLPRPLLPLRLAETATVQAKQLKKLRYLSPALFAAACRGEALPATIIALQQGKVWLTEAEARCLPTPWRPAANESDEAWRKRLKVTPLWQIEATPHVALDRLSAASAYYEVGRVVFAAAVGLHVLVAFHDLAAQPVFERLLTLLGESGLGGKRTYGYGVFAWQRSTLTIDFPTPHRHAVLLSRYLPTPAELALVRDPRSTYQLVSSSGWFLAANGVTYRRQTVMMVSEGSVLAINDGQLPRGHIIDVRPNDTVAHPIYRSGMALAVPAPEVAFES from the coding sequence ATGCCAACCTTTACCGTCTATCGGCTTGTCCCTCCGCACAACACCGCAACGCTCGCCTTCCACTTCGGGCGGCAGGGGATTGGGCTGGAAGAGACGAGCGAGACGCTCGCTTCCGATTCGCTGTTCGCCGCGCTGGTGGTGCAAGCGGCGCTAAGTACAGCCGAGGTTGGCGATGACGGCGCACCGGCGTGGGTGCGACCGTTTATGCACGGTGAGCCACCATTGCGTCATAGTTCACTGCTGCCGGCCATCGGTGAGCTACCATTGCTACCGCGACCGCTGTTGCCGTTGCGTCTTGCCGAGACGGCTACGGTGCAGGCGAAGCAGTTGAAGAAACTGCGCTATCTTTCACCGGCCTTGTTTGCCGCCGCTTGCCGTGGTGAGGCGTTGCCGGCGACAATTATCGCGCTCCAACAAGGTAAAGTCTGGCTGACCGAAGCCGAAGCGCGCTGCTTACCGACGCCGTGGCGTCCGGCTGCCAATGAGAGTGACGAGGCGTGGCGCAAACGACTGAAAGTCACCCCGCTCTGGCAGATCGAAGCAACCCCGCACGTGGCGCTCGACCGGCTTAGTGCAGCGTCGGCGTATTACGAAGTGGGTCGGGTCGTTTTTGCAGCGGCGGTGGGACTGCACGTGCTGGTCGCGTTTCACGATCTCGCCGCTCAACCCGTCTTTGAACGATTGTTGACTCTGCTCGGCGAGAGTGGGTTAGGTGGGAAGCGAACGTATGGCTACGGTGTGTTTGCGTGGCAGCGTAGCACGCTCACCATTGACTTCCCCACACCGCATCGCCACGCCGTCTTGCTCTCGCGTTACCTGCCGACGCCCGCCGAGCTGGCGTTGGTTCGCGATCCGCGCTCGACCTATCAGTTGGTCTCCAGCAGCGGTTGGTTTCTGGCGGCCAACGGCGTGACCTACCGACGCCAAACGGTCATGATGGTGAGCGAAGGATCGGTGTTGGCGATCAACGACGGCCAACTCCCCCGCGGGCACATCATTGATGTACGGCCCAACGATACGGTAGCGCACCCGATTTATCGGAGCGGTATGGCGTTGGCCGTACCGGCGCCGGAAGTGGCATTCGAGAGCTAA